A stretch of DNA from Maridesulfovibrio sp.:
ATATGAGGTCCACTCCCTTCTCGCGGGCGAGCTTGACAATTTCGACGTAGGGAGTTCCTTCCCATACTTCGATGTCGTAATTCTTGAAATCGCCCATCAGCGGAACGTATGTTTCCCTGATCCGCTTGCGGGCACTGATGAGGTTTTCCTCGATTTCATTCTGGTCCAGAACCTTGCCGCTGATGTCCAGGGCATGGAAGATAGTCAGGTCGCAGTCGAGTTCGCGGGCTGTGGACAGAGCGAATTTGAATGCGCTCTCAGCCTGCTTGGAGAAGTCGGTACCAAAAAGGATGTTGGAGAACCCGCCCCAGTAGGAAGCGGATTCGCGGTGTACGGAAAGGACCGGGCAGCGGGCGGCCTTGGCCACCTTCTGCAGGGTGCTTCCCGGATAGCCCTTGTGGAAGGATCTGTTTTCGCCGGAGCTTGCGGCCATGACGATCAGATCGGTATCCGCCTTACGGGCTTCGCGAAGTATTTCACGGGCGGGTACACCGGTTGCCAGAACGATCTTTGCGTTGTCTGCGCCTTCGAACTGCTTGGCGAAAGTGGTCTTGAGTTCTTCTTCAACCCAGGCCAGATAGTCTGCGTCGACTTCTATTTCCTCACCGGTGCGGACATCGTTGACGACATGGGAGAAAGCCTTGGTGGGCACTCCCGCGACATGGAAGATCGTTACTTCGGATCCGTAGCGCTTCGCCATGTCGAAGGCTACTCGGGCGGCTCCGAAGCTCGCAGGAGAGCCGGTAGTCGCCAAAAGGATTTTCTTGAACATGTGACACCTCGTTCGTTGCGGACAATATCAGATAATCACCGGTCGCAAGCGACCGGTGCCACTACCATTCGACTCGCATGCCTTCGGGAACGTCGAGCATGCCGATAATCAGAGGCTTCAGGAAGGACCAGCGGATGCCGATCTCGTATTCTTCCTCCAGGTCACGGATTGCGTCCCAGCAGTTGTGGCAGGGCGCGATGACCAGTTTACAGCCAGTGGCGAGGATCTGATCCATCTTCTTGCGCAGAGCTACGTTGCGCTGAGGACGGTAAAGGCCGATTCCGTTGAATCCGCCGCCGCCGCCGCAACAGTAGTTGTGCTCTTTGTTGGGTGCCATTTCAACGAAGTAGCCGGGCTCGACAATATAGCTGAGAATTTCCCGTGTTATGGCCTTGAGACCGTGGTTACGCACGTAGTTGCAGGAGTCCTGCAGGGTTACGGGTTCCTTGATTCTCTTGGCGGGGTCGATCTTGAGCTTGCCTTCGCGCAGAGCTTCGGCTAGCCATTCCACGTAGTGGATGTACGGTCTGGGGGGAAGCCCGTCTTCACGGCCGACCCAGTACGGGCCTTCGATAACGGTGGCACGGTGCGCGTGTCCGCATTCGGTGCCGATTACCCGTTTGGGATTGAGCTTATCGATTGCGGAGTAAACGTTGGCGACGTTGTCCTTGCAGCATTCCCAGTCTCCGGCGAACATGGAAAGGGAAGTCTGTTCCCATCCTTCCGAAGGTACGGTCCAGTTTTCACCGGCAACATGGAAGAGGATGGCGGCTTCGGCCACGTCTTCGGGATAGTGCTTGGGCTCGCGGGCGTTGCAGGTGTACATGATGTCTGCATCCTGCTTGTCCACGGGGATGGTCAGGCCGGGCCATTCCTCTTCGGTTTCCTCGGCCATCCATTCACATGTTTCAACCCAGTCTTCGGTGGTAACGTCCATCTGGGCACGGTATACGCGGTGCATGCCGGAACCGATCTTGAGTTCCCAGGGAACAAATCCCTGTGAATAAAGGATTCCGCGCAGGTAGGAGAACATGACGCCCATGTCGATGCCGTGGGGGCAGTACATTCCGCAGCGGTTGCAGCAGGTGCACTGAGACCAGGCTACCTTCATGCAGTGGCGCATGAACTCGTTGGTGACCTTGCCCTTTTTCTTGACCATCTCACCGAGGGTGGACTGGATCTTGTAAGAGGGAACCTGCTCGGGAACGCAGTCGTTTACCTGATAAAGGAAACAGCTGTCGGCGCACATTCCGCAATGGGCGCATATTTCGAGCCAGGTTTTGGTCCTTGATTTAAGTGTCTTCTGGAGTGTGGACCAGAGAAGTTCGGTATCCACATCCAGTTCTTCCATTTCAGCGTAATATTGCTTGCCGCTCTTGTCCGAGAGAGTCAGCTTGAGCTGTTCTTCGGTGTTGATCGGCTGTCTGTTACAAAGCTTACCTTGAGGCATTATGCTTCTCCTCTATGTTGCGAATCGGTTCCCTGTTACCAGGAGAAGGTCGAGCCTTTCATGCCGCCGCGTTTGATACCGTAGTCCATTCCGAGCTGTGCGCGGGAACAGAAGAAGAGCACGCAGTGGCTGAGCTTGGTGAAAGGCAGGCACAGCAACCAGATTTCGCCTGTGATTATGTGGGCCAGCAGCCAGAACTGATAATCTCCTGCCTGGTAACGGGCGATGAGGCCGGTTACGAAAGGCGCAACGGTTATTATCAGCAGAAGGTAGTCGTAGGCTGTGGTGAGAATCCTGACTTCCGGAAGCGCTATACGGCGCAGGATGATGGAAATGCAGGCCACAATCACGGTCCACGAGAGGACATCGGCCAGGAACGCAGGCATCTGCGGCAGGCTGAAGCCCAGATTTTCCTGCAGCATGGTGTTGTGTGCCGCGAGGAAAATCGGAGTTGCGAGCAGTCCGATATGGAATGCGAAGATTATGAAGGTAAGGCCGGGTTTAACTCTCCAGCCGCGGGCACCAACAGGGTTGAGCCAGCTAATTATCGAATTGAACGCACCTTTGAGTCCGTAGGACATGTGGGCACGGTATGCCACGCGGTCGAGCTGCTGGTTGAGGCCCTTGAAATAGAGCACTATGCGTACCAGCAGACCGCCGAAGCTGATGGCGAAAACCAGCCAGAGCACGGGCCCGGTCAGAAGTTCGTACATTGTAGTTTCTCCTCGAGTGTCGGCTTAGTGGTGGTCGCCGTAATCTTTTTTGTTTTCGTCACGGTAGGCCTTTCCGCCCATGAGGAACTGCCAGAACAAAGTGACCCCGACCAGGGCCCCGCCCATGAAAAGGTATACTATCCCTTTGGTGAAAGTGTAGTATTCCTGAAGGTTATGTGCTTCCATCTTTTATCTCCTATATGGGCGGACTAGTGGTCGCCCTTGTAGTCGGGATGCTCGAAGAAGATGGGCATCCTGGTGGTGATGAAACGGAAAATAACTACGCCGAGAGTCACGATGAAAACGGAGATTCCGATTTCCGACATGCTGGGGAAGTACCTTTCCGCAGAGGGAAGATTGTAGTTGAACGCGATCATGGAGACGTTGAACCTGTTGAAGACGATGCCGAGCACGGTGATGATGGCGGCTTTCTTGATCAGGCCAAGGTTCTTGTCACGTACACCCACAGCATAGAGGAAGCAGGGCAGGGCTACGAAACCGAGTATCTCGGTGAGGAACAGCAGGCCGTACCCGGTGGTCAGGTAGTGCCAGTTGTTGCCGTAAGCCACGCCGATCATCTTGATGAAGAAGTAGCCGAAGAGCACCAGGGAGCAGGCCTTGCCGAATCCCAGCACAACACTGTCGTGATGCTTCAGGTATTCCTTGTCCATCATGCGGTGAAGGGACTTGTGGGAGAGAGTTCCTTCAAAGATGACCATGGATAACCCTGCTGCGATACTTGAAACAAAGAAGTAGAGCGGCAGGTATGGCGAGTACCACAGCGGATGCACTTTCGAAGGTGCAATGGTGTAGAGCGCGCCGAGGGAGGACTGGTGCAGTGTGGAAAGAACCACGCCGAAGATGGTCAGGGCCAGGGTCAGTTTCATGACCACGTTCCTGATTTTCTTCCAGCCCAGCCATTCGAATACGGCGGGAGTGAATTCAACAAAGAGTACACTGAGGTAGATCATGACGCACAGACCCACTTCGAAGAGCAGGGAGGTTGTTCCCTGCTGGTAGAAAATGGGGAAGGGCAGTCTCCAGGGACGACCGAGGTCGTAAAGCAGTGCGAATACAACCAGAGCGTAGCCGAGGAAGGCGGTCAGGATCGCCGGGCGGACTGCGGAGTGAAAGCGTTTGAGGCCGAAGATGTAGCATGCTGCCGAGGTGGTGTATCCGCCGGCTGCAAGAGCAACGCCGCAGAGCAGGTCGAACCCGATCCAGATGCCCCAGGGGTTGTTGTCGTCGAGATTGGTTACCGAGCCGATACCCTTGGTGAATCTGATCACGGTGATGACCAGTCCCACCAGGATGATAGCGCCGGCTACCAGATTGAAAGTAGTAAAGGCCGATTTAGGCCCGTTGTTTGCGGGAGCGGACATTAGGATTCCTCCTTCTCGCTGTTTTCGCCCTGGTCGTCTTTGGCGGACAGAGCTTCTTCCACAGCTTTCTTGACCTCGACTTCGATCTGACGCTTGTTGGCTACATCCGCTTTGCGCAGGGCTTCATCGAGGGTCTTTTCTGCCTCTTCACCCGCTTTGGCGAGCGCGGAAGCTACTGCTTCCTTGCGTTCTTCGTCGGCGATTTTGCTGTTGCGTTTGCTTACGGCGTAGATTCCGCCCAGAAGCACGGGCCAGAGACCGGCGACCATGGGAACGGCTGCAAGGGCTCCGGCAGTGAGTTCGGGAGCGGACTTGGTGCCGAGATCTTCACGCAGGCCGATTTCGTTGAAGGGAACGCCGGAAAGGTACATCCAGCTGGTTCCGCCCATTTCGTGTTCACCGTAGAGGTGGTCCACGTAACGGTCGGGGTTGCGGCGGATGCGCTCGCGGGCGATTTTGATGAGTTTGTCCCTTTCGCCGAATACGAGTGCTTCCTTGGGGCATGCTTCGACACAGCCGGGCAGTTTGCCTTCGGCCAGACGCGGAGCACACATGGTGCATTTCATGACTCTGGGAGTCAGAGGTTCATCGTATTCGTATGCCGGAATTTCAAAGGGGCAGGCTACCATGCAGTAACGGCAGCCTACACAGACCGACTCGTCGTATACAACCGCCCCGTTGGGCAGTTTTTTGAATGCCTTGACGAAGCAGGCGGATGCGCATGCCGGTTCAAGACAGTGGTTGCACTGGGTTTTGCGGAAGACCGGATGTTCCGGGCCGCTGTATTTGTTGACCACGGTAAGCGTTTTAGCATCCGTTCTGCGCTTGGTGTCCAGTACGGACAGGTCATCGAATTTTTTCTCGGGTTCCGGAAGCTTGTTGACCGTGTTGCAGGCTGCTTCACACTTGCGGCATCCGATGCAGCGGGTGGCGTCAAAGAGTACACCCTTCATGCCGGGGTAACCTTTGAACTCGTGGCCTGCTGCCTCGGCGCCTGCGGGGAGGGATGCTCCCACGCAGGCTGCGCCCAGCATTCCGAGGAATGTTCTGCGTAACATTTATCTGTTCTCCTTCAGGCTAGCCGTTACTGTTTCTTCGCGTGACATGCGGTGCAGTCGGTCGAAGCAGGCTTCTTCAGGCCCATGTTCTCGTGGCAGCTCATGCACTGTACGTGGTAGGCAGCCTTGAGTCCCGGACGTCCGTCACGAGTCTTGTAGTCTCCGCCGTGACAGCTCGCGCAGCTCGGAGGAGTCGCGCTTGCGGGGCTGTTGTGGTGGCAGCTTCCGCACACGGAAAGAGGTGTGCTGTGGAAGGTGGTGGCCATTTTGTCATCCTTTATCTTGCCGACCATGCTCATGATGATCTTGCGGTGGGGAAGCTTGCTGGCCTTGTACTCGTTTTCAAGGACGTTGATGGTCACGAATTCGGGGATATCCTTTTCGTCCACCAGCTGCGGTGCAGCGGGGCGTTCCAGAATCAGGGACTGCGCGATGGCGGCCTTGGCGGAGGCGTCCATTGCAGCTGTTTCCTTGGATGCCGGTGCCGGACCGTTATGGCAGACCTTGCAGGTATCCTCGGATTTGACGGCATTGCCGGGCATGAGTTCGTGACAGCCTGCGCATTTGGGGTCTTTCTGCTTTACGGCATGGCAGCCCACACAGGATCTGGTGCTGCCAGCCTTGTGCATTGCCTGCTCGAGAGTAACGAAACCGCCTTCCTTGGAACCGCGGACGGTGTGGCAGGTGGAACAGGATTTGTTCATTGTTTCGTGGTGACAGGAAGTGCAGGAGTCAGTGTAATTCTCGTGAGCCTTGTGGTCGAACGAGACGGAAGCCATGGAGGCTTTGACTGATACGTTTTCCTGAATCGGAGCGGTCAGCAGAACTGCGTCGGGTTGTTTTCTGGGCAGGCGGGGCAGTGTGCCGCCCAGCTTTTTCATAAGTGCGGCATCGTCTTCCTTGAGATCCGCGGCCTTTTCCTTGCCGTGACATCCTGCACAGTCAACAGGACCGGTCTTTTCGGCTTTGGCTGCCTTCATTTCAAGGTGACAGGATACGCACTCGCCGTGATAGGCTTCGGATGTGTTCAGCTTCACGTCGCCTTCAGGCTTGGCCGTATGGCAGACACTGCAGTTGTCTTCCTGCCCTTTCACGTATTCAAGCTTCCTGGTGAGCTTGTTGTAAACGTGGTGGCATTTACCGCAGTTTGTGTCTTCGCCCTTGTCTTTTGCGATGAGCTTGGAGCTCCAGTGACGGTAATGGAGCGTGTTGTCCATACCGGCTGGGACCCTGTCAGCGCTGACTTCGGGGTCTGCAACGTGGCAGCTGCGGCATTCTCCGACCTTGGGGCCGGTCTTCTTGCCTTCCGCGGCCTGGGCCGTGTGGCAGCTGATGCATCCGTTGTGGTAAATTTCTTTAAGCTGTTCGGGTGTGCCGTCCTGGAGTCTGTTATACTTGTAGGACATAGCACCGTCTTTCTTCTGGTGGCAGGCAGTACAGTCTTTGCCCTGCTCGGCCACCGCCTTGGAGTGTGCCTCGTGGAGAAACACAACAGCGGGCATTTCCGGTTTTTCCTGAGCGGCGATGGTGTCGATCATGATCAGATCTGGACGCTTGTTGCCGTTCTCCTGGGGGGTTCCGACCATGCTCAGCGCCTCCATGTGGAAGCAGAGCACCCCTGCCAGGACAATCAGGATACCGGACAATCGTAATAATTTTTTTCCGTTTGCCATGATATCGATCCCCTCTCAATGCAATTGGACTCTAAGCCTTATGCTTAGGACCTTTGTTGCCCCGTTCAGTGTCAGCCCGGTTGATCTTTGCGGCTTAATCCTCCATGGAAAACCGCCTGAAACAGATAAACGGGGCACACCGATCCGACGCGCCTCATTCCCCATTTGTCAAGGAGGTATTAATACCTCCCCTTTGGATGGGTTTTTATACCTGCTCGATAGGTATGTTATTAATCAAGGTCACGTCAAGAGGTGTTTTGCAAAAAATGTAATGACTCAAAAAGATGGTTTTCATACCGGTTTCGTCTGGTTTGCAGATAGTTTGTTATGTAAAACTGTGAGCGATAAAATTCGAAAATAATTATTTATTTTTTATGCAGACTTGATTCTGCTGGTTTTTATAATTAAAATTGAGTAATGTTTTTAATCTCTTCTTAAATAGTGTGGATTTTCGCGTAGCCGGATGAGATCATTGCTTTTTGCGGAATGGTAATTTTGCCGAAAAACTGTGCGGTTTTATTTTTTTGAAGTACTTTTTTTTCGATATTCAAATCTGTACTCTATTTAAAATGAAATATTGTTTATTTAACAGTACAGTTTGTTCTGGTATCAGAGGGCGAATATGACTTTTAATAATGATCGGAGGTAATGAAATGAGAACTCTCGGAATAATCGGCGGGATGAGTTGGGAATCTACGGTA
This window harbors:
- a CDS encoding universal stress protein: MFKKILLATTGSPASFGAARVAFDMAKRYGSEVTIFHVAGVPTKAFSHVVNDVRTGEEIEVDADYLAWVEEELKTTFAKQFEGADNAKIVLATGVPAREILREARKADTDLIVMAASSGENRSFHKGYPGSTLQKVAKAARCPVLSVHRESASYWGGFSNILFGTDFSKQAESAFKFALSTARELDCDLTIFHALDISGKVLDQNEIEENLISARKRIRETYVPLMGDFKNYDIEVWEGTPYVEIVKLAREKGVDLICLAHHTNELDPERARIGSTVEQVILRANCPVVSVSKPDKV
- the hmcF gene encoding sulfate respiration complex iron-sulfur protein HmcF, producing the protein MPQGKLCNRQPINTEEQLKLTLSDKSGKQYYAEMEELDVDTELLWSTLQKTLKSRTKTWLEICAHCGMCADSCFLYQVNDCVPEQVPSYKIQSTLGEMVKKKGKVTNEFMRHCMKVAWSQCTCCNRCGMYCPHGIDMGVMFSYLRGILYSQGFVPWELKIGSGMHRVYRAQMDVTTEDWVETCEWMAEETEEEWPGLTIPVDKQDADIMYTCNAREPKHYPEDVAEAAILFHVAGENWTVPSEGWEQTSLSMFAGDWECCKDNVANVYSAIDKLNPKRVIGTECGHAHRATVIEGPYWVGREDGLPPRPYIHYVEWLAEALREGKLKIDPAKRIKEPVTLQDSCNYVRNHGLKAITREILSYIVEPGYFVEMAPNKEHNYCCGGGGGFNGIGLYRPQRNVALRKKMDQILATGCKLVIAPCHNCWDAIRDLEEEYEIGIRWSFLKPLIIGMLDVPEGMRVEW
- the hmcE gene encoding sulfate respiration complex protein HmcE, with the translated sequence MYELLTGPVLWLVFAISFGGLLVRIVLYFKGLNQQLDRVAYRAHMSYGLKGAFNSIISWLNPVGARGWRVKPGLTFIIFAFHIGLLATPIFLAAHNTMLQENLGFSLPQMPAFLADVLSWTVIVACISIILRRIALPEVRILTTAYDYLLLIITVAPFVTGLIARYQAGDYQFWLLAHIITGEIWLLCLPFTKLSHCVLFFCSRAQLGMDYGIKRGGMKGSTFSW
- the hmcD gene encoding sulfate respiration complex protein HmcD, giving the protein MEAHNLQEYYTFTKGIVYLFMGGALVGVTLFWQFLMGGKAYRDENKKDYGDHH
- the hmcC gene encoding sulfate respiration complex protein HmcC, producing MSAPANNGPKSAFTTFNLVAGAIILVGLVITVIRFTKGIGSVTNLDDNNPWGIWIGFDLLCGVALAAGGYTTSAACYIFGLKRFHSAVRPAILTAFLGYALVVFALLYDLGRPWRLPFPIFYQQGTTSLLFEVGLCVMIYLSVLFVEFTPAVFEWLGWKKIRNVVMKLTLALTIFGVVLSTLHQSSLGALYTIAPSKVHPLWYSPYLPLYFFVSSIAAGLSMVIFEGTLSHKSLHRMMDKEYLKHHDSVVLGFGKACSLVLFGYFFIKMIGVAYGNNWHYLTTGYGLLFLTEILGFVALPCFLYAVGVRDKNLGLIKKAAIITVLGIVFNRFNVSMIAFNYNLPSAERYFPSMSEIGISVFIVTLGVVIFRFITTRMPIFFEHPDYKGDH
- the hmcB gene encoding sulfate respiration complex iron-sulfur protein HmcB yields the protein MLRRTFLGMLGAACVGASLPAGAEAAGHEFKGYPGMKGVLFDATRCIGCRKCEAACNTVNKLPEPEKKFDDLSVLDTKRRTDAKTLTVVNKYSGPEHPVFRKTQCNHCLEPACASACFVKAFKKLPNGAVVYDESVCVGCRYCMVACPFEIPAYEYDEPLTPRVMKCTMCAPRLAEGKLPGCVEACPKEALVFGERDKLIKIARERIRRNPDRYVDHLYGEHEMGGTSWMYLSGVPFNEIGLREDLGTKSAPELTAGALAAVPMVAGLWPVLLGGIYAVSKRNSKIADEERKEAVASALAKAGEEAEKTLDEALRKADVANKRQIEVEVKKAVEEALSAKDDQGENSEKEES
- the hmcA gene encoding sulfate respiration complex hexadecaheme cytochrome HmcA, coding for MANGKKLLRLSGILIVLAGVLCFHMEALSMVGTPQENGNKRPDLIMIDTIAAQEKPEMPAVVFLHEAHSKAVAEQGKDCTACHQKKDGAMSYKYNRLQDGTPEQLKEIYHNGCISCHTAQAAEGKKTGPKVGECRSCHVADPEVSADRVPAGMDNTLHYRHWSSKLIAKDKGEDTNCGKCHHVYNKLTRKLEYVKGQEDNCSVCHTAKPEGDVKLNTSEAYHGECVSCHLEMKAAKAEKTGPVDCAGCHGKEKAADLKEDDAALMKKLGGTLPRLPRKQPDAVLLTAPIQENVSVKASMASVSFDHKAHENYTDSCTSCHHETMNKSCSTCHTVRGSKEGGFVTLEQAMHKAGSTRSCVGCHAVKQKDPKCAGCHELMPGNAVKSEDTCKVCHNGPAPASKETAAMDASAKAAIAQSLILERPAAPQLVDEKDIPEFVTINVLENEYKASKLPHRKIIMSMVGKIKDDKMATTFHSTPLSVCGSCHHNSPASATPPSCASCHGGDYKTRDGRPGLKAAYHVQCMSCHENMGLKKPASTDCTACHAKKQ